CGAGCTGTGCAGTTTTCGGGTGCTGCCGACCGAACCCGATGCCTTTGACTTCCAGGCAGCGTCCAGTGCCTTTCCGGCGGGCATCCGGGCGGTTGCCATTCGCGTCAGTGGCCGCACCCGCCCCGATGGCGACTACCGTGTGGTCTGGCGTCGGCTCGAAACGGCCGCGCCGCTGATGGCCCAGTCCATTCAGTCCCTGACCGAAAGCCAGCAGGCCGTCCGTCTGCTCTATCAGCCGGATGGAATGCCCCTGTCTTCCGGGGCCTATCTGGTTGAAATTCAGGATGGTGACCGGCCGCTGGCCCGTGCCTATTTCACGATTGGTCTTCCGGCCAAACCGTAGGCCCACAGCCCGGAACTGCGCACGCGAACGGTCATCCGGGCAAGCTGGTGGGCAGGTCCGTTGTTTGGGCAGGGGACGCTTTGGCCGCGACACGGAGTTCCGCCAGCGCCGCCGAAAGCACCCGCACCGACGACACGAGCAGCAGAAGCACCAGCCCGCTGGCCACCACGACATCCGGCCACGCCGCCGCTGTCAACCACACCAGTGCGGCCGCCACCAGAACCGCCACATTCCCTGCCACATCATTCCGGGAACAGGCCCAGACGGAACTCATGTTGATGTCTTCCTCGCGGTGCTGCCACAGAAGCCACAGGCAGGCGCCATTGGCGGCGAGTCCGAGCAGACTGAAGACGCCCATGACCTCAAACAACGGCACGCCCGGATGGAAGAGCCGGTGGACGATTTGCACCACAACCCCTGCGGCGGCGGCAAGGATGAGGCCGCCTTTGAACAGGGCGACGCGCGCCTTGGCGGCCCGGTCACGGGAAACCACGTAGAGGCTCAGTCCGTAGGTCAGCGCATCGCCCAGGTTGTCCAGGCTGTCCGCCAGCAGGGCTGTCGAACGGCCATACCACGCCGCACCGACCATCACGCCAAACATGAGCGCGTTGATGCCGAGCGTCAGCCACAGCGTACGCCGTTGCCGCGCGGAACAGGGATTGAACGCACTTTCGTCGTGGCAGCAGCTTCCCATGGCAGCCTGTCTCCCGCACCGTCAGGCAAAAGTGATCGTCAGGGTGTCACCGCTGTAGTCGGCGCCAACGGCTTCCTTGTTCCGTACTTCGGCCGGCAGCGGGATGTTCCGCTTGAAATGACCGATTTCAAGCACGAGTTCACCGGCGCGGGTGACGAGGTCAAGACGTTCCAGCTCCAGGTTGGGAAGCCGGAGTTTGAGGGCATGCTGACCCTCGGCCCCCGCTTCCAGCGTCATCAACGGCGACGGCAAAGCCCGTTCCAGTGGATCGCGTCCTTTGAAGACATGTTCGGCCAGCGCCGTCAGGGCTGGCAACCCAATGGGTTCTTCCGCCTGGTCGGGTACTTCCACCACCGGCAGTCCGGCAGAGCTCTGCGCCAAGGTAGCCAGCGCCGCTTTCTGCGTGGGTAACTCCCGGCGGACACGATTGACGAAGATGCTTTCCACCGGACATTCGTACAAATGGTGATACGTCACCAGGCGAAGGCCGTCCGTCACGGCCAGCCGTTCCGGGCGCGTCACCAGACGGTGTGATGTCACTTCCGGGTTGGTCAGCGCCGCCCGCATTTCGCCGACCCGGCGGCTTACTTCCGGGAGCATGTCCATCGGATTCCGGCTGGGGAAAAGGGACTGCATCACGGGTGTCGCCACCAGGGCCAGCCGCCGATACCAGGTCTCGATGCTCGAAAGTATCCACTTGAGACCTTCCGGGCCGGACAGCAGGGTCATCATCCCGGCCGTGGGCGGCGTATCCACCACCACGACCTCATACTGCCCTTCGCGGCTGGCCCGCCAGATTTCCGTCATGGCCGTCAGTTCTTCGAGCGCCGGGAACAGCAGCACTTCCTGCACGTAGGCCGACTTGCCCGTGCCAATTCCGCGCAGAATCGTGGCCACGTAATCCTGTATTTCGGGCCACTGGGTGCGCATTTCGGCCAGGGCGCTGACTTCACGTGCCTCCAGGTTGGGAGCGACCGGCGTTGGTGCATGTCCGACCGTTGTTCCAAGTACGTCGCCGAGGTTATGCCCGGCGTTGACGCTCATCAGGAGCGTCCTGTGGCCACGGGCGGCACAGGCCAGGGCCGTGGCGGCTGACAGCGTCGTTTTTCCGACGCCTCCTTTGCCAAAATACGTCACAATCCGCATACGCTTTCCTTTGGAGCCTGCTTGCCAGAATGAGGGTTGTTCGTGGGCTGGCAGCCAACGATATGTGGTTCAGGCACGAAATGCCACACACCAGCGCGACCTGGGCTTGGACTCAAGCCTGCCACAACACGCCCAGCACGGTGACGTCATCGCGCTGCACGGCTGTTCCACAATGCCGCTCGAAAGCCAGTGCCAGTTCCTTCCCCTGAAGCGCCGGGGGCAGCAGCGCCTGACGTGCCAGCAACGTACGTAGTCCTTTTGCCCCCAGTCCACGAGACGAGTGTTCACCATTCTGGTCGGCGAAACCGTCGCTGGTGAGGTAAAAACTGCGCACCGTGCTGAGTTCGATAGTTGTTTCAGCAAAGTAGCGGTCACTCCGCTGTCGCTCCCCGCCGATGCTCCGGCGGGACCCCTTGACCTCACAGCAGGTTCCGTCCAGGTGAACCACATAGAGTGGGCGGCGCGCACCGGCAAACGTCATCTGTGTGCTGTCGTGCCGAAGATAGCACAGGGCCACTTCCATCCCGTCGCTGGCGGCCGTTCCATGTGTTTGGCCCTGTGTCTGGCGCAGGGCGTGGCGCACCGCCAGATCGAGCCGTTCGAGCAGCAGTCCCGGCGGAGGCATTTCCACCACCAGGCGATTGAGCAAATCAATCCCGATGAGGGACATGAACGCCCCGGCAACCCCATGTCCGGTACAGTCGGCAACGGCCAGGTACGTGACCTGGGAGGTGTGGTGAACCCAGTAGAAGTCGCCACTCACCACGTCCCGCGGACGGAAAAAGACGAAAGCGCCCCGGCCGATGCGGGCCAGGTCATCGGCTTCCGGCAGCAAGGCCTGTTGAATCCGCTGTGCGTAGGCAATGTTGTCCGTCAACTCGGTCTGCTTTTGTTCCAGTTCATCCCGCTGGCGGGTGATGACCGAGGTTCGCTCCACCACCTTGGCTTCGAGGTCACGATTGAGGGCATCGAGTTCGCCATAGACGCGGGCAAAACGGTTGGCGAGCGAAAGCGCCATGGAAAGAAGGATGGCTGCCAGGCCCCACGAAGTCAGAGGAATGGTTGTATAAAACCCAAGCCGGATGCCCAGCAGGTCGTTGAGTGTGCAGCTCATCGAGATAAGCAGTCCGACCACAATCGTCCGTGCTTCACGGTTTCCACGTCTGGCTTCGGCAACGATCAGCGCCACGAACAGCGCCGGGAACAACAGCGATACCCATACCCGTGGCGTCGAAATCAGCAGGGAAAAGGCCAGACTGGGTATCACCACGGGCGCTATCCCCAAAAGCGCCAGGAGGCCAAGGTAGCCTTTGACGAACCACCCCATGCGCCGCCCAAAGAGCGTCCACAGAAAACAGGCCTGCGGTATGAACAGGACGGAGATCGTGAAGCTGTTGAGCTGCCACAGCGACACATAATCTATCCATTCCGAAGCCCACCACCGCGCCCCTGACCCATACCAGTTGATGGCAAACAGAATGGCGAAAAGCCCGAACCACAGATACTCGCGCTGCTCGCGGCGGCGGAGAAAGAACAGCAGGTGAAACAGCCCGGCCAGAAAGAACACCAGCGCCAGCACGAGCTCGGTCACTTGTGACTGCTTGCGTTCCAGGATGGCCAACTGAACCGCCTGCTGCACCTGGAGGGCATCTCCGATGAGAAACAGGCCGCCGTCGAAACCACCTCCCTGGGGTGTCCGCTGCATGCTGGCCGGAAACGGCCGGAAGCGTACGGCAAGGACGAGCGGCCGGCCAGGCAAAAGGGCCTCGGCCGGTATGAAGAAAAACTGCGGATGTGGAACGGCAAACGTGCCTTGTCCAGCCCATGGCCCAAAGCGCCCCACCAGATACCCGTTGGCATAGACCTCATAACTCGCCCAGTCAGCTCCCCCCAGCGCCAGTCCCAGCCCGGCGCGGGAGGCTCCAGCTTCCGGCGGCAACTGCACGGTCTGGCGATACCAGGCCACGCCGGCATACCCGCGATAGCCCTGTTTTCCCCACGGCCGGGTGATTTCGATGGGCGTCCATCCGGTGCTGGTCGTGTCCGGCGCGGCCCAGGCCGGGTCATCTCCCGTCCGAAACAGCCACTTCCCATCGAGTGACGTTGGGTGTTCCATCGTCACCCTTGGAACCGGCTCTCCAAAGGCCGGACTTCCTGCGCTGAGGACAAGCCCCCACCAGAGACCCACCGCCCAGGGAAGCCACACTACAAACATTCGGGATGTCCGCCTTGACCAGGCTGTCATGCCCAACCGTCCTGCCCAATCATTCCTGTATCAATCCTGTACCGACGGCGCGTTTTTCGTCGGGCTACGCTAAAGTGTTCCCGGCCGCCCTGCAAGCGAGCCACCCCGGATGCCCACCCTTGCCGTCATCATCATTGCCCGCAATGAAGCCGCCCGGTTGCCGGCGGCGCTGGATTCCGTCGCCTGGGCGGATGAACGCATCGTCGTCGTGGATACGACAACCACCGATACCACGGCCGAAGTCGCCACGGCGCACGGGGCGCGGGTTGTCTGGCATCCCTTCACCGGCTACGCCGCGCAGCGCAACTTTGGCGACACCCTGACCACCTGCGACTGGATTTTCTGCCTTGATGCCGACGAACGTGCCACGCCGCCCCTGCACAAGGCCATTCACACAGCCATGCAGACGCCGTCGCCCTGCGTGGCCTTCACCGTCCGGCGGCGCAACCGTTACCTTGGGCAGTGGGTCCGGTACGGCGGCTGGTATCCCGACCGCCAGTTGCGGCTCTATCGGCGTGGCGCCGGGCGTTGGCGCGGCGAGTTCATTCACGAGTCCTTCGAGCCGATGGGGCCGGTCGGCCACCTCGACGCAGACATCGAGCACGAGGCCATCACCTCCCTGGCTGACCACCACGCCAAAATGAACCGCTACACCGACCTGGCCGCCCGGGCACTCCTGGCCGCCGGGCAGCAGTGCCCGTTCTGGAAGCTGCTTTTCTGGCCGCCGGCCACCTTTTTCAAAACCTATTTCCTGCGCCTGGGCTGTCTCGACGGCTTCCCGGGCCTGTGCATTGCCTGGTTTGCCGCGCATTACGTGTTTTTGAAGTACGCCAAGGCCCGCGCCCTTGCTGCCGCACCGCCCACGCCGGATAACCCGGCGCTGGAAAACCCGGCACAGACGCCGGAAGACGCCACCCACGCGGACTTGCCTCACTGAACCGGAGCATTGTTGACATGCTGTTCGGTTGTGCGCTGGCGCATCTGGCGGCGATTGAATCCGTAGAGCGGCAACCCAAGAGCAATGATGCCCAGACCAATCCCGGATGAAACCGGATTGGTCACCAGCGTGTTGACGATGAGCCACCCGGCCACGCCGAGAAACACCAGCGGCACGACGGGATACCCCAGCGTCCGGTAGGGACGCGCCACCTGCGGCTGCGTCCGGCGCAGCACGAATACCCCGGCCGTGGCGAGGCCGTAAAACACCCAGGACGCAAAGACGACATAATCCGTCAACTGGTCAAACGTGCCGGACACCGCCAGAACGCAGGCCCAGAGTCCCTGCGCCAGCATGGCCCAGGCTGGCACAGCCGCCCGGTTAAGCTGCCCGAAGCGGGCAAAAAACAGGCCGTCCCGCGCCATGGCGTAGGGCACCCGCGCGTTGGTCAGAATAGAACCGTTGAGCGCACCCAGGCTCGACAGCACGAACGCCACGGACACCAGCCGGGCCCCGCCGTCGCCAAAGAACGTCTGGGCGGCTCTGGTCGCCACGGGCGGCGCTTCCGGGTAGGCCGTGGAGTTGGCCGTGGCAATGGCGCTCATCGGCAGGGCGTAGCAGTACGCCAGGTTGGCCAGGCCATACACCGTCAGCACGATCAGCATGCCGAAGATGAGCGCCCGGGGGATGTTCCGTTCGGGATGCTGCACCTCGCCGGCCGCCATCGGCAGGTTGTTCCAACCATCGAACGCCCACAGCGCCGCCAGCATGGCCGCCCCGAAGGTTGTGACATTGACCGTTGCCGGCACGTCAGAGACCCAGACGTTGGACCAGTTCCCGGTCGGCGAGCCAAGCAGAATACCCCCCACAATGGCGACGATGGCGCCGACCTTGACGGCCGTCAGTACGGATTGCAGCCGCCCCCCAACCACGACACCCAGGCTGTTGAGCAGTGAAAACAACGTGATTGCGCCAATGGCGATGAGCTGGCGCGGCCCGAACTGCCAGGCTATATCAGCCCCGAAAAGGCGGAATGTCGTGACATACCAGGGACGGCCATAGTCCACGACCCCGCCCAGAAAAATGGCCAATCCCACGCCGTAAATGGCTATCGAACCGGCCGCGGCCACGGCAAACCGCATCCAGCCGTAGAGAAAGGCCAGCCAATCGCCATAAGCCGCGCGCAGAAACACGTACTCACCGCCGGCGCGTGGCAACATCGCACCCAGTTCGGCGTAGGTCAGGGCGCCGGCCAGAGACAGCAAACCGGCAGCCACCCAGGCGGCCAGCACGGCCAGCGGTGAACCCAGCGCCTGCCCCATCACGGCCGTCTTGAGAAAAACACCCGTTCCGATAATCGTCCCAACGGTCAGCGCCAGCGCGTCGGTCAAGGTCAGTCCACGCCGGAGTTGTGGTTCGTCGGTCGGTACAGAAGCCATAGTTTCAGGACGGACAGCCCGACGCCGGCGATGAAGCCGCTGCCGGTTGAGCCAGCCTCCGTCAGGGAGTACAAAGTTGTGACGACAAAGGTATGGTGTTGCCACCTTATCCCGCTTCCAAAAGAAAGCAACATGTTCCCGGCCCGCCTGACTGCCTGCTCCCTCGCCAGCTTCCTGCTCCTTGGACTCGTGACGCTATGGCCACTCCGGCCGGTCGCCCTGGCCCAACGGGCGGACCCGGAAGCCCCGCCCGCCCAGTGGACACGCATCAGTGATTTCGATACGCAGCACCTGGCGCTGGACCTGCGTTTCGACTGGCCAACCGAAACCGTCCACGGCACGGCGCGGTTGACGTTCAAGCCTGTCCGGTCGGATTTCCGCCGCCTCACGCTCGATGCCGGGCAGCCGATGACTGTTCTCGAAGTCACCACGGAAAGCGGTGCAAAGCTGGACTTCCAGCACGACAAAGCGGCCGAAAAACTCACGATTTCGCTCGACCGAGGCTATGGGCGAAGCGATACCGTGACACTGGTCATCACCTATCAGGCCCGGGCGACACCGCCCACCGGCGGACTCTTCGGCGTGTTTGGCACGGGACTGACATTTCTGCGCCCGACCTCGACGGCTTCCAAACGCCGGTATCAAATCTGGTCCCAGGGTGAGACCGAATACAATCGCAACTGGTTTCCCTGTTTTGACTTTCCCAGTGACAAGTTCACCTCGGAAGTCCGCGCCACGGTCGAAACACCCTACACGGTCATCAGCAACGGGCGGCTGGTTTCGGATACAGACAACGGCGACGGTACGCACACCGTCCACTGGCGGATGGAACAGCCGCATGCCAGTTATCTGCTCTCGATTGCCATCGGGCAGTACCGCGTCATCACCAACGAGTACGACGGCATTCCGGTGCAATCCTACGTCTATCCTGACCGGTACGCCGACGCCCGGCGCGCCTTCGCCAACCTGCCGCGCATGATGGCGTTTCTTTCGACCGAAACAGGCATCCGCTACCCTTATGCCAAATATGCCCAGACGATGATTGCCGAGTTTGGCGGCGGCATGGAAAACATCACGACGACCCACCTGGCCGATAACCTGCTCCCCCGCGCCCATGAGGAACTCGATAACATCGAAGCCCTGCAGGCTCACGAACTGGCCCACCAGTGGTTCGGCAATCTGGTGACGTGCCGGGACTGGTCGGAAATCTGGCTGAGCGAAGGTTTTGCCACCTATTTCGAGGCGCTCTACATGGGGGAGCGGTTTGGGATGGCCCGGCTGCGGGCCATCCTGGCCGAACACCACGCCACGTATCACCAGGCCTGGAATGAAGGGCTGCGGCGGCCCATGGTCACCCGGCAGTTCGCCCACCCGGACCTGCTCTTTGACGCCTACGCCTATTCACGCGGCGCGCTGGTGCTCGACATGCTGCGGTTTGTCGTCGGCGACGAAGCCTGGCGCGAAGGCATCCGGCACTACCTGCAACGGCACCAGTTCCAGAACGTCGAAACCGGCGACTTCCGGCGGGCGATGGAAGAAGCCAGCGGTATGGGGCTTGACTGGTTCTTTGACCAGTGGGTGTACCGCATGGGACATCCGGTGTTTGAAGTCACTCATCGTTACGACGCCGACCGGCGGCAACTTACCGTGAAGGTTTGCCAGGTGCAGAAGCCGGAGCCGGCATCCCGACACGTGCAGACGGAGTATTTCCGCACCCCGGTTGAAGTGGAGATCGTCTCGGCCCAGGGACGCCGGCAGACTGTCCGGTGGTTTGTCGAAGCCCGGGCCGAGCAGGAATTTTCACTCCCGCTTGACGCTGCGCCACGGGCGGTTCGCTTTGATCCGCAGCACCGCCTGATTCGGGAAGTCGTCGGCGAAACAGCGCCGCTCCGGGAAGTAGCGGGTGTGGGATGGTGGGGCTGTCAGCACCGGCATCAGCACTGGTATCAGCCGGGGCTGTCGGCCACGGCCGTGACACATCGGCGATGCAATCCATTGCTGAGTCGTGTAGTCTTTCCCCACAGGCATTCCCAGCACTGCGAGGACGAGGGCCATGAGCGAACCGACTTCACTCGATGAGCAACTCAGTCAGCTCGAAACCGAAATCCGCCGTCTCAAAATCGAGTTTGACATCTTTTTCAATGGGGGACGGGAGCGCCCGCCTTACGACACGAAATACCGCATTGACAAGATGGTGAAGCGAATCGAGGAAAACAAATCGCTGCGGTTTCAGCAACGGTTTCGCTTCAATCAAATCCTGGCGCGTCTGGCAGCTTTCCAGCGACTCTGGGACCGCACCGTGAAGGACCGGGAAGAAGGACGTGACCTGCGTACGCAGTATCTGGTGAACTTCCGTGAAAACGAGGAGCGCCGCCGCGAAGAGTTCGGCGAAGCCATTGACGAACTCGATGTGGATGCCGTGCTCAGTGACTTCCGAAACAACCCGCTGCCGCCACGTTTTGAACCCACCACGGTACAGATGAGCCGCCACGTATCGCAGGACCAACAGGAATCCAACATTCGCCGGCTCTACGAGAGCCTCCAGCAGGCCAAGCGCACGGTGGGTGAGCCAGTCAACACGAGTTATGAGCAGTTCCGGCAGATCATCGTCCAGAACACCCAGAAACTGTGCGCCGAACGCCAGACGGACCAGGTGAACTTCACCGTGGACATCGTTGATGGCAAAGTGAAGTTCAAAGCCAAGTAATCCTTTTCTCCACAGCACGGCACCCATGGCCAAACAACCTGAGCTGACACCGGATGCCATCGGGCAAACCCGCCTTGCGTCGTCAACCAGCGCGCCGGCCCTGACGGAAGGGCTGCCCGACCAGACGCAGGTCTCTGCCAGAGAGTCCGGCACCAGAGCGGAAACCGGCCCGGTGGCGGAACAAACCATCCAGCTTGGCACGGGGCCGGTGGACCAGCGGGAGGCAGGGCGGAAGACGGCCCCGGCGCAGCCGCCTTCCACCCAACCCGTCGGCATGGAGACAACCTCTCCTCCAAGACAACGTCCGGTTGAAGGGCTGGCTATCGGGCAACGCTTCCAGGGCAAGTACGAAATCCTCCGGCTGCTTGGCGTCGGCGGCATGGGGCGGGTCTATAAGGCACGTCACTGCGAACTCGATACGCTTGTCGCCATCAAAATCATGGTCGGCAGCCTGTCGAGTGACCGTGAAGCCATCGAGCGTTTCAAGCGTGAGGCCCGGGCAATGGCGCGCGTCCAGCATCCCAATGCCGTACGGGTGCTCGATTCCGGCCTCGAGCAGGGGGATTGCTACCTCATCATGGAGTTCCTCGAAGGCGAAACGCTCCGGGAACGCATGACGCGCCTGCGCCAGCAGGGCACATCCCCTTCGCTGGAAACCATCATCCGCTACGCCGAACAGGTTTTTGCCGTGCTGGAGTTCATGCACCGGCAAAACATCACGCACCGCGACCTCAAACCCGACAACATCTTTCTGGCCCGCACGCCTGACGGAGAAGAAATCGTCAAGGTGCTCGACTTCGGGATTGCCAAAATCCAGACCGCAACCGTGGTCGGCATGACGACCGAGGGTACGATGATGGGCACACCACGCTACATGTCCCCGGAACAGTGCCGTGGGGCGGCCATTGACGGACGTGCGGACATCTACTCCATGGGCGTCGTGCTCTACGAAATGCTGGCTGGTCAACCACCCTTCGACGGCGACACGGCCATTGCCGTCGCGCTCAAGCACATCAACGAGCCGCCGCCCCCGCTGCGGCAACTCAACCCCAACGTTCCCGAAGCCGTGGCCGCCGTCATCCACCGCGCCCTTGAAAAATCGCCCAGTCAACGTTTCCGCACGGCGCAGGAATTTTCGCAGGCGCTTCTAAAAGCCGCCGGCCTGACACCGGTGCAGCCGGGATTACCGGCGGCCGTCGCTCCTTCCAGTGGGATTCCCAGCGAGGACGTGCCCACGCTGAAGCGACCGGCCGACAGCGGTGACACGCGCCCCTACGGCAGCGGTCTGCCGCTGGACGAAGGTGCGGCCAAGCGGCCCAACTGGTTCCTTGCCGCCGCCGCCGGCATCATTGTCTTGGGACTGATCGTTGTCGGTGTACAACTGTCTCGGCAATCTGTGTCCCAGCCGGCTTCACCTGTTACATCCCCGTCCCCAAGTGCCCCGGCAGCGCCCAAGGTGCTGGAAAACTTCATCCTCATTCCGGCGGGAACCTTCACCATGGGGCGCGATGCCGGCCCGGACGATTTCACCTCCGACAAGCGCGTGCCGGCGGATGAAACCCCTGCCCACCAGGTCACGGTCCCGGCTTTTTATCTGGCGAAGTATGAGACGACCAATGCCGAGTACAAACGCTTTGTTGCAGCAACGGGCCACCGGGCACCGCGAAGCTGGAAGCAGGGCAACTATCCGCCCGGACAGGACGATTTCCCGGTCACGGATGTCTCCTGGCAGGATGCGGTAGCCTACTGCGAATGGCTGACGAAGACGAATGGGGAAGGCATCACCTTCCGCCTGCCTACCGAAGCCGAATGGGAGTATGCCGCGCGTGGCACGGACGGCCGTCTTTTCCCGTGGGGCAGCTTCTGGCGCGATGGCACCGCCAACACCCGGCAGGCCAAGGTA
This window of the Chloracidobacterium sp. N genome carries:
- a CDS encoding cation transporter, with protein sequence MGSCCHDESAFNPCSARQRRTLWLTLGINALMFGVMVGAAWYGRSTALLADSLDNLGDALTYGLSLYVVSRDRAAKARVALFKGGLILAAAAGVVVQIVHRLFHPGVPLFEVMGVFSLLGLAANGACLWLLWQHREEDINMSSVWACSRNDVAGNVAVLVAAALVWLTAAAWPDVVVASGLVLLLLVSSVRVLSAALAELRVAAKASPAQTTDLPTSLPG
- a CDS encoding ArsA family ATPase; translation: MRIVTYFGKGGVGKTTLSAATALACAARGHRTLLMSVNAGHNLGDVLGTTVGHAPTPVAPNLEAREVSALAEMRTQWPEIQDYVATILRGIGTGKSAYVQEVLLFPALEELTAMTEIWRASREGQYEVVVVDTPPTAGMMTLLSGPEGLKWILSSIETWYRRLALVATPVMQSLFPSRNPMDMLPEVSRRVGEMRAALTNPEVTSHRLVTRPERLAVTDGLRLVTYHHLYECPVESIFVNRVRRELPTQKAALATLAQSSAGLPVVEVPDQAEEPIGLPALTALAEHVFKGRDPLERALPSPLMTLEAGAEGQHALKLRLPNLELERLDLVTRAGELVLEIGHFKRNIPLPAEVRNKEAVGADYSGDTLTITFA
- a CDS encoding SpoIIE family protein phosphatase translates to MEHPTSLDGKWLFRTGDDPAWAAPDTTSTGWTPIEITRPWGKQGYRGYAGVAWYRQTVQLPPEAGASRAGLGLALGGADWASYEVYANGYLVGRFGPWAGQGTFAVPHPQFFFIPAEALLPGRPLVLAVRFRPFPASMQRTPQGGGFDGGLFLIGDALQVQQAVQLAILERKQSQVTELVLALVFFLAGLFHLLFFLRRREQREYLWFGLFAILFAINWYGSGARWWASEWIDYVSLWQLNSFTISVLFIPQACFLWTLFGRRMGWFVKGYLGLLALLGIAPVVIPSLAFSLLISTPRVWVSLLFPALFVALIVAEARRGNREARTIVVGLLISMSCTLNDLLGIRLGFYTTIPLTSWGLAAILLSMALSLANRFARVYGELDALNRDLEAKVVERTSVITRQRDELEQKQTELTDNIAYAQRIQQALLPEADDLARIGRGAFVFFRPRDVVSGDFYWVHHTSQVTYLAVADCTGHGVAGAFMSLIGIDLLNRLVVEMPPPGLLLERLDLAVRHALRQTQGQTHGTAASDGMEVALCYLRHDSTQMTFAGARRPLYVVHLDGTCCEVKGSRRSIGGERQRSDRYFAETTIELSTVRSFYLTSDGFADQNGEHSSRGLGAKGLRTLLARQALLPPALQGKELALAFERHCGTAVQRDDVTVLGVLWQA
- a CDS encoding glycosyltransferase family 2 protein; protein product: MPTLAVIIIARNEAARLPAALDSVAWADERIVVVDTTTTDTTAEVATAHGARVVWHPFTGYAAQRNFGDTLTTCDWIFCLDADERATPPLHKAIHTAMQTPSPCVAFTVRRRNRYLGQWVRYGGWYPDRQLRLYRRGAGRWRGEFIHESFEPMGPVGHLDADIEHEAITSLADHHAKMNRYTDLAARALLAAGQQCPFWKLLFWPPATFFKTYFLRLGCLDGFPGLCIAWFAAHYVFLKYAKARALAAAPPTPDNPALENPAQTPEDATHADLPH
- a CDS encoding APC family permease; translated protein: MASVPTDEPQLRRGLTLTDALALTVGTIIGTGVFLKTAVMGQALGSPLAVLAAWVAAGLLSLAGALTYAELGAMLPRAGGEYVFLRAAYGDWLAFLYGWMRFAVAAAGSIAIYGVGLAIFLGGVVDYGRPWYVTTFRLFGADIAWQFGPRQLIAIGAITLFSLLNSLGVVVGGRLQSVLTAVKVGAIVAIVGGILLGSPTGNWSNVWVSDVPATVNVTTFGAAMLAALWAFDGWNNLPMAAGEVQHPERNIPRALIFGMLIVLTVYGLANLAYCYALPMSAIATANSTAYPEAPPVATRAAQTFFGDGGARLVSVAFVLSSLGALNGSILTNARVPYAMARDGLFFARFGQLNRAAVPAWAMLAQGLWACVLAVSGTFDQLTDYVVFASWVFYGLATAGVFVLRRTQPQVARPYRTLGYPVVPLVFLGVAGWLIVNTLVTNPVSSGIGLGIIALGLPLYGFNRRQMRQRTTEQHVNNAPVQ
- a CDS encoding M1 family metallopeptidase, which translates into the protein MFPARLTACSLASFLLLGLVTLWPLRPVALAQRADPEAPPAQWTRISDFDTQHLALDLRFDWPTETVHGTARLTFKPVRSDFRRLTLDAGQPMTVLEVTTESGAKLDFQHDKAAEKLTISLDRGYGRSDTVTLVITYQARATPPTGGLFGVFGTGLTFLRPTSTASKRRYQIWSQGETEYNRNWFPCFDFPSDKFTSEVRATVETPYTVISNGRLVSDTDNGDGTHTVHWRMEQPHASYLLSIAIGQYRVITNEYDGIPVQSYVYPDRYADARRAFANLPRMMAFLSTETGIRYPYAKYAQTMIAEFGGGMENITTTHLADNLLPRAHEELDNIEALQAHELAHQWFGNLVTCRDWSEIWLSEGFATYFEALYMGERFGMARLRAILAEHHATYHQAWNEGLRRPMVTRQFAHPDLLFDAYAYSRGALVLDMLRFVVGDEAWREGIRHYLQRHQFQNVETGDFRRAMEEASGMGLDWFFDQWVYRMGHPVFEVTHRYDADRRQLTVKVCQVQKPEPASRHVQTEYFRTPVEVEIVSAQGRRQTVRWFVEARAEQEFSLPLDAAPRAVRFDPQHRLIREVVGETAPLREVAGVGWWGCQHRHQHWYQPGLSATAVTHRRCNPLLSRVVFPHRHSQHCEDEGHERTDFTR
- a CDS encoding MXAN_5187 C-terminal domain-containing protein, which translates into the protein MSEPTSLDEQLSQLETEIRRLKIEFDIFFNGGRERPPYDTKYRIDKMVKRIEENKSLRFQQRFRFNQILARLAAFQRLWDRTVKDREEGRDLRTQYLVNFRENEERRREEFGEAIDELDVDAVLSDFRNNPLPPRFEPTTVQMSRHVSQDQQESNIRRLYESLQQAKRTVGEPVNTSYEQFRQIIVQNTQKLCAERQTDQVNFTVDIVDGKVKFKAK
- a CDS encoding bifunctional serine/threonine-protein kinase/formylglycine-generating enzyme family protein; translated protein: MAKQPELTPDAIGQTRLASSTSAPALTEGLPDQTQVSARESGTRAETGPVAEQTIQLGTGPVDQREAGRKTAPAQPPSTQPVGMETTSPPRQRPVEGLAIGQRFQGKYEILRLLGVGGMGRVYKARHCELDTLVAIKIMVGSLSSDREAIERFKREARAMARVQHPNAVRVLDSGLEQGDCYLIMEFLEGETLRERMTRLRQQGTSPSLETIIRYAEQVFAVLEFMHRQNITHRDLKPDNIFLARTPDGEEIVKVLDFGIAKIQTATVVGMTTEGTMMGTPRYMSPEQCRGAAIDGRADIYSMGVVLYEMLAGQPPFDGDTAIAVALKHINEPPPPLRQLNPNVPEAVAAVIHRALEKSPSQRFRTAQEFSQALLKAAGLTPVQPGLPAAVAPSSGIPSEDVPTLKRPADSGDTRPYGSGLPLDEGAAKRPNWFLAAAAGIIVLGLIVVGVQLSRQSVSQPASPVTSPSPSAPAAPKVLENFILIPAGTFTMGRDAGPDDFTSDKRVPADETPAHQVTVPAFYLAKYETTNAEYKRFVAATGHRAPRSWKQGNYPPGQDDFPVTDVSWQDAVAYCEWLTKTNGEGITFRLPTEAEWEYAARGTDGRLFPWGSFWRDGTANTRQAKVGATGQSPLLLLLPVNVEPNNTRDKSAFGVFGMGGNVCEWTASDFAPYPGSTYRPAGRDLECKVYRGGHFASPLSDALASSRKWTLPDKTQEFLGFRVAATPAQP